GAAGGAGCCTGCCTACAAGCACCTAACTTTCCTGTTTCACAAACTCACATGGACAAGGATGACAACAAACGCATTGCAGCCTTATACATAATTAAAGGCCATATTAAGTATAGAAATGCAAGAAAGCCAACAAATATATAATGTGGATTGCAAAATTTGAGATCCAGAGTTCTTATCAGAATTTATTTCCATATTTGTGTTTGACGATGGAGACAATCCATTGTGAGACTGAGAAGACAACTCGGCAACAAGACCACTTTAAATTACAACAAACACCCATTTGCTTGAGATTTTCTCCTAACACAATATAAGGGAAAAGGTATCGAGAGGGTTTCCTAGAGGTCTCAAAAGACTCTCAGCAATGTTTTGCATAATTGTACCTGAACTTTTGCCGAATGCCATTAAGTTTCAACTTTCCATTCAAAGATTGTCAGAttattcttattttctttttctgcttttggaTTGCAGGATGCGGCATGGGGGAATGGTCAGAGTATCAGATTCTTCATACATAGATTCAAAGGCATTATAGGTGAGAAGAGTTCATgccatcacttttttttttccaactatATACCTTGGCACAGCACAAAAAACACAAAACATTATTTTTCCTAGGATGTGACATAGCTTGTTACAATGCACGTGGGAACtactaagtttttattttattattatttttaggtTTACTCAACTTCCTTTATTTTCGAAAAATCAGGAGAAAAAAGAGACTCTTATGGTTAAACCTGCCTGGAGTAGACTcctatttatataattatagaTTCTGTTGATTACCTGAACAAGGCATTTAGGATGCAGTGCAATGTTGTCAACACGGTTATCTACATTAAACCAGTCCACAGCTATGAGCTTCAGAAGTGGCTCACCCCCTTTTACCTGCATCGAGGAAGAGCTACATTTGTCAGATTAAAGCTGCGAAGACATCAAACTTTGATAGGGATGCAAGAGATCATATTGTACACAATCTGATACCTAAATCATGACTAATTTCTTACTATCAACATGCAATTTTCTATTAATTTGGTAATGAGTGGAGTTGGCCTTGGATCCCTACAAAATATAACTTGCAATGATGACAGACTCGGGTATATGCACTGGGCATTTATCTCAACTGTTTACGGCTCTTTATGAATAACTGTAAAATGGAAATGTACGAAAAAGGATTGAAGATTGGAGATGCGGATCAGTCTTCCAAGATTAgcttttttataaatattaagaAAACAATTTCAACAAGTAAGCCTCAATTGTTGTATGCGAACAATCTTTGAAGGGCTAGAAAGGACATGATTGACTATATCAACACATAACTCAGGAATCCAATTCCACATGGCGAATAACAAGTCAGGAGTTCATGCTATGTTATGCAAAATGCTACCCAACATTTGGCTTTGATCACATATTCATTCAAGGAGTTGACTACTAAGCTATGAGTTGCAAGTATTTGAAAGGGCAAAACTTTACTTTGCACTGAAGCAAATATTTTGACTGAAAAACTTCACAATTACATAGATACCACAAAAAGGCCCCAAAGGCAACACATATGATAAACGCAAACAGCCAGATTGCTCAGGGAAGGGTATTATGTGCATGTTGGCCTCCCCCATTTCCCATGGTGGCCACATCATCAATGAGACATCCCTATTCTGTTGATCATAATCCCTGGCAACCTTAgtttttcttcaatttgatCGATGATGTGCATTCAGTGGGACATATTAATGATTAGAAGGTCAAAAAAACCAGTACTATTGCAATGCATGGAGAAAGATGAAAAAGCACAATGCTATATGGAAGAGATCAACTTTCTGCTCTGCTCTTTGCAAAATATAGCatcagttaaaaaaaaaacaataatagcTCTACCTATCATTACATAGAGCATCAATATCAATATCACAGAGACATACCTTTATGCTGTCTTTCAAGTATGTCTTGCCTCTGATCATGAATCCTGTGCCACTAGGAGAAGTCCAGCAGCTAGTATCAGCCTCATCCCCCCCTCGTTGCATGGAACCATGGAACTGAAATGCGTCAAGATTGATTGGAGTGACATCTGGGTTTAACTCCTTGTTAGCATCTGGTGCTGCACGTTCAAGCAATAAACACTTTATGGTGCATATGCTACTTTTTGAATCTGTTAAAATAGTTACATATGTATAAATAGAGCACATGTGCACAAAAGAAGAGATACCTGACATTCTCTGCAATGCCAGGCTTGCTATGGCCCATGAAAcatttttcaatttgaattttCTATTCTGGTAGAGTAAAAGGACAAGTTTAGATTCTCAAAAGACAAGTCGCAGTATGATCAGGAAGGGAGATGAAACAAACAAATACGGACCTTATTGACTTTTTCTGAGTCATCATCGCTGTTATCATCTTCTGAAGATGAATCACCAGCAATTGCATCATAGAATTCATCTGGTGCTTCTGCCACTTCCAATTCACCATTGGATGCTAAAACATCGGAAATCTTAGAATGGATAACAGTTGTGGGAGATTCAGCTGTAAGTGCAGGATTAGCTCCAACATATTCCTTCAAACCTAAACAAAGTCATCAAGTATGTTAAGATTAGCCGGATGTGCATTCAGCATTAAATACAATTGATTTCTTAGGGCACATTAAAGTGTTTTAACTTAAACTGTCCATATGTTGTCAAGCAATTGCCTGTGCAACCATTGGGACACCAACAGCTTTATTTGTTTAAGAAGACTCCTACAAGGAGAGTAGCAAGAACATTGCAAGCATTTAGGTGAGAGAATTGTTTCAGCAATAATCGAAAATGGTGAATGCAGATGGTCTGGCATTAAGTTTTCAGGAGAAGAGAAGAAGTTTTAAGTTAATAATAAGCGTTGAGTTGGTAGGTggaaaataagcaaacatggCATTATTGCTAGGGGATAAAGACAGCATGGGAAGCTTGGAATCCATGCTTGGTATACAAGACAAACATTAAAGGGCTACATAGTTCTCCTGAAGGATAAGGATAGACCAAGTTTAACATGGAAAAAACTAATACCTACATTAGGTTTCAACAAAACCTGTCTTTCTCAATTATTTACTTAAAAACAAAGCATAGTTATTGTATCAAACTTGCAAAGCAGCAACATACTGCCCAGAAATTTCAGTTGTTCACAAGATAAATGTAGATATCATTTTAGATGCATAGTTTTTGGCGAGTATGAAGATGGTTCATGAATATCCTCAATCTTCTCTTTATACTAGTTGTACAtaaaggaggaaaaaatgaTAAATTGTTAAATGTATAGAAATCAGAAACCTGACACTTGACTCAGCAGTGCAAATGGAATAGTTTTTTCGAACTTAGGGCTGTAATCCTTCTTCCATTTAAACCAGCCTTTGGTGTTTATCTCTAGCGTTTGCGTCACAAGGCATTGGGCCACCTTTGATGATGAGGATGTATTTAAGTTTTTTATCTCCCATGAAGAAGCTACATTGGaatgaaaacaaagaaagagtCAGGAAAACTTAATACGGCAAGCTATGTCATTCAACTGATAGTGTCTAGTCAGTAATAAGAAGCAGTCATACCAAATGTACACACAAATGCAGATGTTcagaaaattatatttatatagacAACAGAGAGTTAATCACTAGTTGCAAGCAATCAAAATAAGGAAAATAGCACGAAGAGAAAGGCAAGATTCCAAAACATTGCATACAGTGCAATTAAAATTGCACCAAATGGATCTGATACTTCTACAAAACCTTAAAAAGTCACAAGACCATCTTCCCCTGTCAAACCTAGGACAAGGTCTCACAAAGGATTCCATGTGGAAAAAGTTCAACTTGTCCAGAATGTCTAATGGTTCTCAAATAAAAGATTAAGATCTTTTCTCAAAGGTTTGTGGAAATAAAACTAAAGAGCAGAACCATGTCTGCTCCCAAAACTTTTTCCAAGAATCAGAACGAATGGACAGATAATTGTGCCAAAGTAATGATGTTTTATGCCATCGCCACAAATTGTGACAGGTTAGGAGTAAGCAAGCAAAAGGATCACAAATACATAGAATCTCTTACGATTAATTTTGGTGCGTCGATATCCAGATTTTGGTGGCCGTTTCTTGTGCACGGCAGGAAACTGCAAGATTGCTGCATCATTACATAAGAAGTGTCATGCACAATAACATTGAAGAATACAAGAAACGCAATAAATTTGTGTGCATATTCTGCAGAGTCATTGGCTTTGGCAGTTTCTGCATAATTTCAGTCCGGTACGATGATGGAAGTTTTCAAGTATCCAGTGTCTGGGGCTCTACAATATTTTCCAGTACTTCATGGGCTCTTGTAGGATAAAGTCTGATTTAATGTTGTCATATGTTGAGCATGACTTGCAGTTTTGGTCCgttctttcttttatctttaaaGTTTTCTATTCATGTGAATAGCCTTCCAGGAACACGCCACCTTCCACCAAGAGGTGGTACTAAACTATAATAGCTTTGTAAATTTACAACCTCTATGATAGTTGATGTAGCCTTAATTTTCACGGGAAATTTTCAGGAGGATGACTAGAAACATGTGCATATTCTGTATTATTACCATTATATGCTGTTTCGCAGCTCTCTTGAAAATTTTGTGCCAATGCATAACTCCAATATTGCTTATTTAAGAATACAAAAGAATATAGAAGTATATGGTAGAGCAGTCATCAAACTAAGCAAATAAAGAGAATCTTACTATATGTTCCATCCTGTCCACGAAACCACTGCCTAGAGAAAACAAAATCTCTCTTGGACCGCCACCTGCAGACACAACACTTAAGAAGTTCATGAGAAAAGATAAAAGGTTCAATGGGGAGCTCAAATCTCTTAGCTAGATGATCCAGTTGCGTTTGCATATTGAATTCAACCAACAAACAAAGAACTGTATTTGCTATCTGCAATCTTCGTCTGTTGCTTCATAAAGCAATTAAGGAGCAAGGCGTGTTTGTTTTGAAGTATGAACATCAAAAGGGTTGAATTCCCCTACTCATCATACTCAGCCTGCCATGCTAATAACCAACTCAAACAGCTCTTGTTAGGATATATAGACCTAGAATAAGTTTAGCAAGATCTAGCTTGAGCAGAAAACACACTCAGTCGAGGTTCACCCTTTGATTCTATAAGCTCTATTACCATTGTCTCACTTCAAAGACCCAAAAATGTAGTTTGGGATAATATGGTAAGTGTATAATGTCCATTGAACACCAATATATCCACTAGTCCAACAAGCTTTGTTCAACTTACCTATTATTACAGAATTGTTGCTGAGGAATGATAtttagaaaaatacaaatttattgtCCATAATGGAttagagaaaacaaaagaaaatgaagattaAAGTATTTCTTGGAAGAAATTCAATGCATGTGACATAATAGTGGCAGAATGAGAAAATGACATTATTCAGGTTATTTCAAGAAAGGTAGAAGAATTACAGAAAATATATCAAAACAGTTTGATGATAGTTGAGTACAAGTGCAGTAACTATAAATAACTCTATAATACCATAATCTAGAACTTAGGGTGGCAAGTTTTCTGTTTTTGATTTACACTTCTGAAATGGAAGTTTCAGAAAAgaataggaaaaagaaagacaCAAAACACAATTTTCTGCTTTAATACATACCAAGTCAAATAATTGGGATCAAAAACTCCATACACGACGTCATAGTGTCCATTTTCAGAATCAACCAACTCCAAGTCACCTGTCAATGTATCCCACCTGTAGTATAAATGTTAGTGAATCTTTGGTGGCAAGATAATCCACAGACAGAAGAGTATGATACACATACTCATATCTCTGGTGGCGATCAAGACTCAAAACCACATCGAAGACAGTGTCAGCACTGGCTTCAACAACACCTACAGCCTTGACAACAATGCCCTTACCACTCTACAAAAGCAACATGCATAACCATTAAAAGCAGTGAGGAAAGATGAGGATaaacaaacagaaaaatctGGGAATACATGCACTCTCAGGACTCTGTCAAATACTCTCTTCAAGCTAGAAGTTCATTTCAAGCCCACAAATCATGATCCCCAGCTGATCTGCCGTCACACCTCTTTTGTCAGAAGGACTAAATATGCAACTCAGTGTGCATGAAAATTAAAGGTGTCCAATAATTGGACATAAAGGCCTTTAATACATTAACATATTGTTCATAAGTTCATGAATTTTAGTTGTTCTCCACAGTATTCAAGCCATGAAGGTAGGACACTAAAAACTGTGAAGACCTAAACTTTGACAGCTTTCTGAATAAACACTAACTTTTAATgaacatgaaaaagaaaaccaaaCGTTTCCTGATTAATTAGCTTCCTCGGCTCCAAAGAAAGGCGGGGACGTCCCCCCGGGGGAGGAGAAACTCAGTGTCGTCACCTTGGTATTTAATTTATTGACATCACACTATGCAAGGCAGAAGTAATGATTTTATGAAGATTGCAAAGCACAAAACATTATAGACGCCATTGTAAATGTATATACAAATTATAGAAGATACCTCAGAGCTAGCTACATCTTCAAATATTCTAACACCTGAAAAATAAACATTgaacaatttatttaaaaaaaaaaaagcgggAAACATCCAGATCAATAAATTGTCTggtaaaatatcaaattttcgAATAACATGATATAAAGAAATTATTCTTAGCCTCTTGCATGACTAAGAGTGAGCATATTTCAAGCACACACACTAATAAGATACAACAGTCCAATCATTTTAAACATCATCTCATCATATATGAAAATAAGACGAAGTCAACTTTTATGCAAGTATCGACTATGGAGAATAAccatttaagaaaataaaatataataaagGGTAGCCCGAACTTCATTTAATGTTGAACAATATAATGTAAGATGATCAAGTGCCATAAAGCAGCACCAACATAATGATGAGAAGCATAAAGTACTCACACTACTTTACTGCTACATGCACACAGAGAAATCTGAAATGATGTATGATGTAAGCAACCAAAATCAATTGACCATAATCATCTTGGTGGCTACTGGAAATACACAACCATGCGAACAGATAATGTATGAGAGGTATGGAACATTCGACATTCATGGCCATGTCTTCTATTTGCCTCAGCAATCAATAACAGAAGATCAGAGGTTCATTTCCTAGGAAGCCAAAATTGCTATACTGGTTCCAGTCAGTCATTTATTACTTCACAATGTCTAATAACATGaactaaagaaaaagaaaaggccattacaagaaaaaaaaagataccaTTGATTGTCCGGACACATTTCCATTCATGTGCTTCAACTGCATCTCCACCATGTGCATCAAAGAATGCATCTGCTCTGCCTCTCCCATCCAAGCTTGATGATTGGCGTAATAGCATCTCAGGACCTAAGTCCAACGAACAGAACAGATCACAGACAATTTGAAAGAAGATTGTTTCAATTTTACCAGTCAAGGTTATATATACATCATGGAGACATATACGACAACTGAAACATTAATAACACACTGTGCAGCACCTGTGGACCatgaaacaataaaattactagcATTTAAAGCTCAACCTACCTTGTACCTACAGAGGCATATCTTTCAAGCTTAAGCATATGATCAAGCATAAGACAGACCACCACATTGTTCACAAGACACATAGACAACTGAAAAATGATAAAGGTATAGAGCACACAAAATTAAAGTTCTTTTTGGCCATATACTGTTTTGTTCCTCAGAGCTGAGCAGTTACATCATCAACTAGGATTaactaaagaaaaaaaaatggcacaCAGAAGCACGAAATCTAACTGTAAAATGAAAGAAATCTCAAAAAGTATGTCATGAAATAATACGCAAACGTGTTCAAACTGGCTCACCTTGTCCTATTCTTATAAGCTTTTTCAAGCCATGTGCATACCGCCTTACCCTAGGCCGACGCCCTTCAAGATTGATCCTTCACACAACAAAAAGTCTTCATAAATTTTcagaaaacaagtttaaaaaTATACACAAAATTCCACAGAAGTGCACTTAAAAAACTTGTGATATGAAAAATAAAGTGAACCATATTTAAGAGCAAGCATTGCAAGGAAAATAAGAGTATCGTTGTCATATGAAAGAAATTTCATGTTAATATGTACACTATACTTGATTATAAGCACTACAAAAAACTACTAAAGGATAACGACAAAAAACTTTGGACAATCCTTTCAACTTTTATCCCAGATATGCCTATACCTATCATAATATGTTCCTCCATATCCTAATATTTTCAAGTTTTCTCCTGAAGAAGGGAAGTCAAAGCAATCAATTACACAAAATTGTACAAAAAGTTTCTACAACTGAACAATTTGGCAATTGTGTACATACTCGTTCTCCACGTTCAACTTGCTTCTTGTGCTAGCACCTCTTGAAAGCTCATACTCCGCCTAAAAAACAAGAGTTGAAGAGTCCACAGAAAACAAGGTAACATTAATAAGATTCACTCAATCAGTCGATTTCTTTGAGCGTGGAAACTGAAAATCACTCAAAAACCTTATCCAGGAATATTGTTTTGTAGAGCTAAACGTTAACAAAACATGATATGGTCATGCATTAAGTGGTTACAAGCATATCAAAAGTACATACTTAACAAAATTGCTCATACCTGTTgctttgcatgatcaaatgctTCCATCCATTTTCGGGCCTCACCAGCGTTAGCACAAGCAATCTTGCAGCAACCACAATCACTTAGTGTGAGATGATTAAACAAACAAGAGCTCAATTTCAGCTAATAGATGTTTTACTTACTTCTCCCTTTCTTGTCTCATCCAACCGGTTGTAAAATCTTAGAACGTAAAGATCCTATAAAAGTGCAAAAGCAAAGCACTACTATATTAGTTTAGCTAATCCGATTAGGAGTTTGAAATATGTTTTGAAACACTTGGAAGAAACAAAACCCAACACGAAGTAAAAAAGGAGAACTTGTGAAAAGGGACTAATAAAGGTAAAGGGGAAACAAACATCTTACTTTTGAAATAGAGAAACATGACACACGAGAAGAAAAGCATTTTAAGTAAGCATGAACAAAAGCAACTAGGAATAGATCCCAAAACGAAACTTACCCCACTGTTAACCTTTCGGCGACCTAGCTCTTCCACCATAAGTGTGTGACCGACAACACCCCTCCGAATGGGTTTCTGCAATAATGCACCACTAACATTATTGGACAAAACAATGACCATCAAAACTATTCCTGTTCAAGAATGGAAATGCTTTCTCCAAGTGAAAATACAGACACCACTAGGGCACATAGAGGAAGGATGAAAAGAGATAGGACATGAATGACATTGAGAACTTAAACTAGTCTAGTATATAACTGTTTTGAACGTGCAATAAGCAAACATCACATTGGCAATAATCAAATGGACATTGTGAAACGCAACACGATTAATGAAACAAAAGCATTAAGATTGAGTTTTAAGAGAACATCAAGTGCATTAAGCAAAAGTTTCTTCAGACCTCCAAAGTATCAGCGAGCACATTATTTCATGTGGATGTACCTCAAAAGTCAAGAGAAAGGAGACATGTCATCTTTGAGTACCCAAGAGGATAAAAGTGATATTTCAACTTCAATTGCTCTGTCAATTCCGAGCCTTCTTATCATCCTTCTAAAGTTGCAAAACCGACCATTATTCCAGCATTTTCTCCTCAAGTGTTCTACCCTGCTATTAATCTAAATGGTAAAAGTTCTATCTCCAGCAACCACAGCACCCACAGCCTACAAATCTATTTTCAATCAGAAGGCCCCAAATTGCCTTCTCCACGGTTCACCATCCCCAATCCCTCAGTACACAGTCCAAAATTCAGCTAGAAGGCAATTGAGTGAATAATGTTCCCTAACTCAAATCGAACAACTGAATCAAATGATCCACGTAAAGAATCAACGCAAGCAACAGTTAAAAAGGAACACACGGTTAAAAACAAACTCGTGTTTGGGTATGTTCAGAATGGGACTTGTCAGGGTACGCGCTACCATCATTCCGCCACCTCATGAACCCATCAAAATAAGATACCTGGATTCAGCTTCTAGTCAGCTCAGGACAGCACAACTAAGACGTtaataaccatgaaaatagttACTGAAAGCTTGAACATTCAAAATTATAGTATGGTGCCATCATTTTAAGGTTAGGAGACAAAAGAAAAATGGCCAAGTCCAGGGTATGACGCGAAGCGGTTAACATGATCCAACAACCAATAAATCCTTAAACCCCTTcggttcttttctctcctaatCATCCTCGCGAACCAAACAAAGCCCATAAAGcacttcaaaaaaataaataaataaatagacaaAGAAGCGAAGGTGATTTAGAATATGAGGACTAACAACGCCAGGATTTTCGCGAGGGTCTCTTTTGTACATCTCGACGTACTTTCCTCGGATACAGAGGTAACGGAGATGGCAATATTCATGACCAATGGAATTAACTCCTAAGTGATAGACCCATCCGAAATACTCAAAAGTATTGCTGCTATTGCCGCTGCTGTAGTTGGATCCTCTGTCGTCGGCACCGCTCTCGGAGCCTCCACTCtcggatcctcctcctcctccttcgcTGGCCACCTTCTTCACTGCGCCCCCCCAGCTGGCCATTTCAATTCGTTAACTTCCAGAAACAATAAAAGACGACGATAAATGAGCTAATTGAATCGGATCATCAGTAGGTAGGAcggagatatatatatataagaaattGACTTGCGTTGGGACAACGAAGAAAGAGTGTGTAGTGCGTGTTTGGCCTATGGAATTCATTATTGTCAGATTTGGTTGACGTGGCAATTCGTATTCTGGAGAAATGAGTTGGAAAGAGGGTGGACCCAGTGGAGGATATGACTGTGCCCGttggattttggatttttttcaaGTTCCCTAATATTCGGTTATTGGCGTGTTTTGCAGTTTGTCACctaacattttattttctttttaacagCTCAAAAGGACAATATGTTTTCCCTTAAATGTATAATAAGAACAGAGCCGCTGGCCTTTTTGTCCAATGGTCATTCATCGTACCTTGCCTCCAGTCTTCCGCCAAAATTTGTCACGATGATCTTCATTGATCAATTTCGATAAAGTTTCTATTTACATTGAATCCTCTCCACCTCTCCACTAGAATAGGCTAGCTTAGATTATAGGAATTCTATCgtatcgataaaaaaaaaaaagaataatgaaAACAAACATAATGTCCACGATTTTGGATCAAATATAGCACATATTTCTCTTCCTTCACACAAAGCTTCTGGTCTATCTACTTCAAGTAATTACATGCatgaagtaaaatattttgaatttaacattatttttttaaaaagtacaaaaaaataattagtttATCATAAAAATCAAACCTTGTAGTTtgaatattcaaaaaaaaaaaactactttttGGATTTTTGAATGTCCAAAATCTtcttaaatatattatttaaccACATCCATAGGTTTTCATATGGGGTGATAAACAACATTTAGAGGAAAAGCaataaaatgaatttgaaaattttcgagACATTTTTTTCTGCTTCAATTGCAAATGTGTGGATGAAGGAGAGAATATGGGAGGGTCGCTTCTTTTATAGAACATGAAAGAATTTCTCTTTTCATCAGAAGTTTTAAAGATTAAAATGGGGAGTATTTTTGTTCACTGCAATGATTTTAACGGTCCATTTGATAAGACGGACTGACGGAgggaatgaattgacaaaaaataaaatgctaaggGATAAACTGCAAAACATACAAAACCTTATGCGGACTTCCTGtgattaacccttttttttttcattttcttatttgatttttgtcAAATTAATGATAAATTGTTGAGGTTGTAACTAGAGAGTGATTGTAGGGGTGGGGGTGGGATTGGGACCGGTGGATTGTCGGCAAAGATGGAACCAtctggtgttttttttttaaaaaaaaaattgttttatttattttagtttagaAAATGGTACTGAACTGGTATAATAATTAATAACGCATTAGGTAGGAGAATGGGACTCCAGCATTTGTGCACACTTGGTGGTACTATTCATTTTTAAGGTGCTGAGTTTTAAgtatttctacatttttttgttTAGCTTTGAGTTACATGGCAGGTAAAG
The Coffea arabica cultivar ET-39 chromosome 6c, Coffea Arabica ET-39 HiFi, whole genome shotgun sequence genome window above contains:
- the LOC113692583 gene encoding protein ENHANCED DISEASE RESISTANCE 2 isoform X1, whose amino-acid sequence is MASWGGAVKKVASEGGGGGSESGGSESGADDRGSNYSSGNSSNTFEYFGWVYHLGVNSIGHEYCHLRYLCIRGKYVEMYKRDPRENPGVKPIRRGVVGHTLMVEELGRRKVNSGDLYVLRFYNRLDETRKGEIACANAGEARKWMEAFDHAKQQAEYELSRGASTRSKLNVENEINLEGRRPRVRRYAHGLKKLIRIGQGPEMLLRQSSSLDGRGRADAFFDAHGGDAVEAHEWKCVRTINGVRIFEDVASSESGKGIVVKAVGVVEASADTVFDVVLSLDRHQRYEWDTLTGDLELVDSENGHYDVVYGVFDPNYLTWWRSKRDFVFSRQWFRGQDGTYTILQFPAVHKKRPPKSGYRRTKINPSSWEIKNLNTSSSSKVAQCLVTQTLEINTKGWFKWKKDYSPKFEKTIPFALLSQVSGLKEYVGANPALTAESPTTVIHSKISDVLASNGELEVAEAPDEFYDAIAGDSSSEDDNSDDDSEKVNKNRKFKLKNVSWAIASLALQRMSAPDANKELNPDVTPINLDAFQFHGSMQRGGDEADTSCWTSPSGTGFMIRGKTYLKDSIKVKGGEPLLKLIAVDWFNVDNRVDNIALHPKCLVQSEAGKKVPFILVINLQVPAKPNYSMVLYYAADRPVNKNSLLGKFVEGTDMFRDSRFKLIPSIVEGYWMVKRAVGTKACLLGKAVTCKYLRQDNFLEIDVDIGSSSVARSVIGLVLGYVTSIVVDLAILIEAKEEAELPEYILGTVRLNRVRLDSAVRLEN
- the LOC113692583 gene encoding protein ENHANCED DISEASE RESISTANCE 2 isoform X2: MVEELGRRKVNSGDLYVLRFYNRLDETRKGEIACANAGEARKWMEAFDHAKQQAEYELSRGASTRSKLNVENEINLEGRRPRVRRYAHGLKKLIRIGQGPEMLLRQSSSLDGRGRADAFFDAHGGDAVEAHEWKCVRTINGVRIFEDVASSESGKGIVVKAVGVVEASADTVFDVVLSLDRHQRYEWDTLTGDLELVDSENGHYDVVYGVFDPNYLTWWRSKRDFVFSRQWFRGQDGTYTILQFPAVHKKRPPKSGYRRTKINPSSWEIKNLNTSSSSKVAQCLVTQTLEINTKGWFKWKKDYSPKFEKTIPFALLSQVSGLKEYVGANPALTAESPTTVIHSKISDVLASNGELEVAEAPDEFYDAIAGDSSSEDDNSDDDSEKVNKNRKFKLKNVSWAIASLALQRMSAPDANKELNPDVTPINLDAFQFHGSMQRGGDEADTSCWTSPSGTGFMIRGKTYLKDSIKVKGGEPLLKLIAVDWFNVDNRVDNIALHPKCLVQSEAGKKVPFILVINLQVPAKPNYSMVLYYAADRPVNKNSLLGKFVEGTDMFRDSRFKLIPSIVEGYWMVKRAVGTKACLLGKAVTCKYLRQDNFLEIDVDIGSSSVARSVIGLVLGYVTSIVVDLAILIEAKEEAELPEYILGTVRLNRVRLDSAVRLEN